A section of the bacterium genome encodes:
- a CDS encoding ABC transporter substrate-binding protein, with protein sequence MTDGSERWGRARVTRRQVLTAAGAAAVGVGLAPLASSWNVRVSRAAQTPVRLTRGKVVIGVLNDQSGLYADLSGKKGVEAVRMAVEDFQKQYGASALGGPIEVVDADHQNKPDLGAQKAQEMYQRDGVGMITDVDTSSVGIAVANIAAQQRQLCLNVGSATTALTNANCNKYTFHYAYDTYMLANGTGVQVTKQVGKNWYLVYPDYAFGQDMIHSFTPAIQKAGGKVLLADPSPFPGEGDFSTYMIKARTMRPLLNVMATMHAGQDVVNFVKQYNQYNLRQQGVNLAVGLLFTSDVHALGPEAFQGVLFTAPWDWNMDKQARDWSDRFLARTQVRPTFVMAGNYSATWQYLAAIQRAGTDDADRVVAALEGYRFSDFFVRNGEVRKQDHLVTHDALLGRIKAPNEVKEPWDYTTVVSRIPARDAFAPLNQTSCKMPA encoded by the coding sequence ATGACGGACGGGTCTGAGCGATGGGGTCGCGCGCGCGTCACCCGACGGCAGGTGCTGACGGCCGCCGGCGCCGCGGCCGTGGGAGTGGGCCTTGCGCCGCTGGCATCATCGTGGAACGTCCGCGTCAGCCGCGCGGCGCAGACGCCGGTCCGCCTGACGCGGGGCAAGGTGGTCATCGGCGTGCTGAACGATCAGTCCGGCCTGTACGCGGATCTCAGCGGCAAGAAAGGGGTCGAGGCGGTCCGGATGGCGGTCGAGGACTTCCAGAAGCAGTACGGGGCGAGCGCCCTCGGCGGCCCGATCGAGGTGGTGGACGCCGATCACCAGAACAAACCCGACCTCGGCGCTCAGAAGGCGCAGGAGATGTACCAGCGCGACGGCGTCGGCATGATCACGGACGTGGATACCTCGTCGGTCGGCATCGCGGTCGCAAACATCGCCGCGCAGCAGCGTCAGTTGTGCCTCAACGTCGGGTCGGCCACGACCGCGTTGACGAACGCGAACTGCAACAAGTACACGTTCCACTACGCGTACGACACCTACATGCTGGCGAACGGCACCGGCGTCCAAGTGACAAAGCAGGTCGGGAAAAACTGGTACCTCGTTTATCCTGACTACGCCTTTGGCCAGGACATGATCCACTCGTTCACCCCGGCGATTCAGAAGGCGGGCGGCAAGGTCCTGCTCGCGGATCCGTCGCCGTTCCCGGGCGAGGGGGACTTCTCCACGTACATGATCAAGGCGCGCACCATGCGCCCGCTGCTCAACGTGATGGCGACCATGCACGCCGGCCAGGACGTGGTTAACTTCGTCAAACAGTACAACCAGTACAACCTGCGCCAGCAGGGGGTCAACCTGGCGGTCGGATTGCTGTTCACGAGCGACGTCCACGCCCTCGGCCCGGAGGCGTTCCAGGGCGTGCTGTTCACCGCACCCTGGGACTGGAACATGGACAAGCAGGCGCGGGACTGGTCCGACCGCTTCCTCGCCCGCACGCAAGTCCGCCCGACGTTCGTCATGGCCGGCAACTACTCCGCCACGTGGCAGTACCTCGCCGCGATCCAGCGCGCGGGCACGGACGACGCGGATCGGGTGGTGGCGGCACTGGAAGGCTATCGGTTCAGCGATTTCTTCGTGCGAAACGGCGAGGTACGCAAGCAGGACCACCTTGTCACGCACGATGCGTTGCTCGGCCGGATCAAGGCGCCGAACGAGGTCAAAGAACCGTGGGACTACACGACGGTCGTGAGCCGCATCCCGGCGCGCGACGCGTTCGCGCCGCTGAACCAGACGTCGTGCAAGATGCCGGCGTGA
- a CDS encoding ABC transporter ATP-binding protein, with amino-acid sequence MLEVEHLQAWYGESQALHDVSLRVSTGEVATLMGRNGAGKTTTLRCIMGLHRQRRGRIVLDGLDLTGLPPQRIARLGVGYVQDDRGIYGTLSVLENLLLPPVVSPHAWSIDKIFSTFPALGERAAYPGTRLSGGEQQMLAIARMLRMGARILLMDEPTEGLAPLLIRRVGEILREIKAHGLTVLLVEQNLRFATTVADRHHLIVDGRTVEDLSNEEVVQREDQLLQYLGV; translated from the coding sequence GTGCTCGAGGTCGAGCATCTCCAGGCATGGTACGGGGAAAGCCAGGCGCTCCACGACGTTTCGCTCCGCGTCAGCACGGGCGAGGTCGCGACCCTGATGGGGCGCAACGGCGCGGGAAAAACCACGACGCTGCGGTGCATCATGGGGCTCCACCGCCAGCGCCGCGGCCGAATCGTGCTGGACGGTCTCGACCTCACCGGTCTTCCGCCGCAGCGGATCGCGCGCCTGGGAGTCGGCTACGTGCAGGACGACCGCGGCATCTACGGCACGCTGTCGGTGCTGGAGAACCTCCTGTTGCCGCCGGTCGTGAGCCCGCACGCGTGGAGCATCGACAAGATCTTTTCCACGTTCCCAGCGCTCGGCGAGCGGGCGGCGTACCCCGGCACCCGGCTGTCCGGCGGGGAGCAGCAGATGCTCGCGATCGCGCGGATGTTGCGAATGGGCGCCCGCATCTTGTTGATGGACGAACCGACGGAAGGCCTCGCTCCACTCCTGATCCGCCGTGTGGGCGAGATCCTGCGGGAGATCAAAGCGCACGGCCTCACCGTACTCCTGGTGGAGCAGAACCTCCGCTTCGCCACGACGGTCGCCGACCGCCACCACCTCATCGTCGACGGCCGGACCGTCGAGGACCTCTCCAACGAGGAGGTGGTCCAACGGGAGGACCAACTGTTACAGTACCTTGGCGTCTGA
- a CDS encoding branched-chain amino acid ABC transporter permease yields MIESLLLQSFNGLVNGAFYALLSLGLAVIFGMLRVVNFMHGALYMLGAFAAYLLSASLGVSFWWALLIAPLAVAAVGLLLERLLLRWLYEVDVLYNLLLTFGLALAIQDAMRLRFGMQGVPYSPPALLQGVVVLGPFLFPTYRLFVLAASLVVCFGTWWAIERTRAGMVIRASTERPLLTRALGIDVDRWIPLVFAFGVALAGLAGVLAAPMRNVSPVMGADLIITTFAIVVIGGMGSVLGAIVTGFLVGLLEALAAVYYPAAAEVLVFVFMAAVLLLRPAGLFGRTDAA; encoded by the coding sequence ATGATCGAGAGCCTTTTGCTGCAGAGCTTCAACGGGCTGGTCAACGGCGCGTTCTACGCGTTGCTGAGCCTCGGCTTGGCCGTCATCTTCGGCATGCTCCGGGTCGTCAATTTCATGCACGGGGCGCTCTACATGCTCGGGGCCTTCGCCGCGTATCTCCTGTCCGCGTCGCTCGGGGTGTCGTTCTGGTGGGCGCTCCTCATCGCCCCGCTCGCCGTCGCGGCGGTCGGATTGCTGTTGGAGCGGCTCCTGCTCCGCTGGTTGTACGAGGTCGACGTCCTCTACAACCTGCTGCTGACGTTCGGCCTCGCGCTCGCGATCCAAGACGCGATGCGCCTCCGCTTCGGGATGCAGGGCGTGCCGTACTCCCCTCCGGCGCTGCTGCAGGGCGTCGTGGTCCTCGGCCCGTTTCTGTTCCCGACGTACCGGCTCTTCGTGCTCGCGGCATCGCTCGTGGTCTGCTTCGGCACGTGGTGGGCGATCGAGCGAACGCGCGCCGGGATGGTGATCCGCGCGTCGACCGAACGACCGCTCCTGACCCGGGCGCTCGGGATCGATGTGGACCGCTGGATCCCGCTCGTGTTTGCGTTCGGCGTGGCACTGGCCGGGCTGGCCGGCGTTCTCGCCGCGCCGATGCGGAACGTCTCGCCCGTCATGGGGGCCGACCTCATCATTACGACCTTCGCGATCGTTGTGATCGGCGGCATGGGGTCGGTCCTCGGCGCGATCGTGACCGGGTTCCTGGTGGGCCTGCTGGAGGCGCTCGCGGCCGTGTACTATCCGGCCGCAGCGGAAGTCCTCGTGTTCGTCTTCATGGCCGCGGTCCTGCTGCTGCGCCCCGCCGGCCTGTTCGGAAGGACGGACGCCGCTTGA
- a CDS encoding branched-chain amino acid ABC transporter permease, with protein MILARLAGWLVLVAIGVALPHVVYPALAVDILAWALFATAFDLLLGHTGLLSFGHAAYFGAGAYVSGILAARAGTAFPLNVLAGGAAAGVLAVPLMALGIRRTGIYFAMITLALAQMVYYIANAWRDMTGGENGVTGIPHGSLFGASLASSTSFYYAALPIVALGVVFCWRIVRSPFGRVLVAIRENEARAESLGYDTARYKLMAAILSTALAGVAGGIWAINHSFVALDAVHWSTSGTVVIMTLLGGMGTRLGPLVGAGLVLILRDAISSWTDAWGVVTGAIFVGVILAFRHGIVGTLERMLSARAAPASSPTPPTVEGPAGS; from the coding sequence TTGATCCTGGCGCGCCTCGCCGGCTGGCTCGTTCTCGTCGCAATCGGCGTGGCGCTGCCGCACGTCGTGTACCCTGCGCTGGCCGTCGATATCCTCGCTTGGGCGCTCTTCGCGACGGCGTTCGACCTGCTGCTGGGGCACACCGGATTGCTGTCGTTCGGGCACGCGGCCTACTTCGGCGCGGGCGCCTACGTTTCGGGGATTCTCGCCGCGCGCGCGGGCACGGCGTTTCCGCTCAACGTGCTGGCGGGCGGCGCGGCCGCGGGCGTCCTCGCCGTTCCGCTCATGGCGCTCGGCATCCGGCGGACCGGGATCTACTTCGCGATGATCACGCTCGCGCTCGCGCAGATGGTGTACTACATCGCCAACGCCTGGCGAGATATGACGGGCGGCGAGAACGGGGTCACGGGCATCCCCCACGGCAGCCTGTTCGGCGCGTCGCTCGCCTCATCGACCTCGTTCTACTACGCCGCCCTCCCGATCGTCGCGCTCGGTGTCGTGTTCTGCTGGCGAATCGTCCGCTCGCCGTTCGGGCGCGTGTTGGTCGCGATCCGTGAGAACGAGGCCCGCGCCGAAAGCCTAGGGTACGACACGGCGCGGTACAAGCTGATGGCCGCGATACTGTCGACGGCGCTCGCCGGCGTGGCCGGCGGGATCTGGGCGATCAACCACAGCTTTGTAGCGCTCGACGCGGTGCACTGGTCGACGTCGGGGACCGTCGTCATCATGACACTGCTCGGCGGAATGGGCACGCGGCTCGGCCCGCTCGTAGGCGCCGGCCTCGTGCTGATCCTGCGGGACGCCATCTCCTCATGGACCGACGCGTGGGGGGTCGTGACGGGCGCGATCTTCGTCGGCGTCATCCTCGCGTTCCGCCACGGCATTGTCGGCACGCTTGAGCGGATGCTAAGTGCGCGCGCGGCACCGGCCTCCTCCCCCACGCCCCCGACCGTCGAGGGACCCGCAGGGTCGTAG